A stretch of Nonomuraea africana DNA encodes these proteins:
- a CDS encoding sel1 repeat family protein, with translation MSPQDLFNHGLQEDGRRPREARRWYLLAIESGHQEAARRAAFNLALIEDEDGRVDEARHWYGRAGTPRAMFNLGVLEEGCGNAEAARHWYAKAVESGHAEAAPRAMFNLGLLEDRAGDRTRARGHYLMAVGSGHEEAAARARANLEALSEHPA, from the coding sequence ATGTCGCCCCAGGACCTGTTCAACCACGGCCTGCAGGAGGACGGACGCCGTCCACGCGAAGCACGCAGATGGTATCTCCTGGCGATCGAATCAGGGCACCAGGAGGCCGCCCGCAGGGCGGCCTTCAACCTCGCCCTCATCGAGGATGAGGACGGCCGTGTCGACGAGGCCCGCCACTGGTACGGCAGGGCCGGCACCCCCCGGGCGATGTTCAATCTGGGCGTCCTGGAAGAGGGCTGCGGCAACGCCGAGGCGGCACGTCACTGGTACGCAAAGGCCGTGGAAAGTGGCCACGCCGAGGCCGCGCCCCGGGCGATGTTCAACCTGGGACTCCTGGAGGACCGGGCCGGCGACCGCACGAGGGCCCGCGGCCACTACCTGATGGCGGTCGGCTCGGGCCACGAGGAGGCCGCCGCGCGGGCCCGCGCGAACCTCGAGGCGCTCAGCGAGCACCCAGCCTGA